The DNA region CGGTTTTATCGCCTGGTATCTGATGGCCCGTACGGAAAAACAGCGGATCCGCGATATCCAACGTGCAAGACGTGACTGAAGACACTAAAATCTGTCAACCTGGCTACACAATGCCGCGCTCGTCGCGGCATTGTTTTCATGGAAGACGATTCGTTGGGATTTTTTAAGAAATCATCCTCATCACATGCCCGCCTGAATGTGCCTGCGCTGGTGCAGGTGGCGGCGCTCGCCATTATTATGATCCGTGGGCTCGACCTGCTGATGATCTTTAATACGCTTGGCGTTCGCGGACTGGGTGAGTTTATCCATCGCAGTGTGCAAACCTGGAATTTGACGCTGGTTTTTCTGGGCAGTCTGGTGCTGGTGTTTGTTGAGATTGGCTGCGCATTTTCACTGGTGAAAGGGCGTAACTGGGCGCGGTGGGTGTATCTGCTCACACAGGTGATTGCCACAGGCTATTTGTGGGCGGCTTCGCTGGGCTACGGTTATCCCGAGTTGTTCAGTATTGCCGGTGAGTCAAAGCGGGAGATTCTGCGTACGCTGGTGATGCAAAAACTGCCCGATATGCTGGTGCTGGTATTACTGTTTGTGCCCGCGGCCAGTCGTCGCTTCTTCCGCTTACAATAATGTGTATAATCCTCGCCCCTGTTTAGATAAAGGTCTCTGTATGCAGTGCGCACTCTATGACGCCGGTCGCTGTCGCTCCTGTCAGTGGATAACGCAGCCCGTTGACGAGCAACTTGCCGCCAAAACCGCCGATCTGAAAAATCTGCTTGCCGGTTTTTCGGTCACAGAGTGGTGCGCGCCGGTCAGCGGCCCGGAAAAGGCGTTTCGCAATAAAGCGAAAATGGTGGTCAGCGGCAGTGTGGAAAAACCGCTGCTGGGGATGCTGCACCGCGACGGGACGCCCGAAGATCTGTGCGATTGCCCGCTCTATCCCGCCTCGTTTGCGCCCGTGTTTGCCGTGCTGAAACCGTTTATCGCCCGCGCCGGATTAACCCCTTATAACGTGGCGCGCAAGCGTGGGGAGTTGAAGTACCTTCTGCTAACGGAGAGTCAGTTTGATGGCGGTATGATGCTGCGCTTTGTGCTGCGTTCCGAAAGCAAACTGGCGCAGTTACGCGCTGCACTGCCGTGGTTGCAAGCGCAACTGCCGCAGCTGAAGGTCATCAGCGTGAATCTCCAGCCGGTGCATATGGCGATTATGGAAGGGGAGACGGAAATCTTCCTGACCGAACAACAGGCGCTGGCGGAGCGGTTTAACGACGTGCCGCTGTGGATCCGTCCACAAAGTTTCTTCCAGACCAATCCGGCGGTGGCTGGCCGGTTGTATGCGACGGCGCGTGACTGGGTGCGCCAACTGCCGGTGAGTCACATGTGGGATCTGTTCTGTGGCGTTGGCGGTTTCGGTCTGCACTGCGCGACGCAGGACATGCAGTTGACCGGAATTGAAATCGCGCCGGAGGCGATTGCCTGTGCGAAGCAGTCAGCGGCGGAACTGGGCTTAACCAATCTTCATTTCCAGGCGCTGGATTCCACGCAGTTTGCCACCGGGCAGGGTGCCGTGCCGGAGCTGGTGCTGGTGAATCCGCCACGCCGTGGTATTGGTAAACAGCTCTGCGATTACCTGGGGCAGATGGCGCTGCAGTGCATTATCTATTCCAGTTGTAACGCGCAGACGATGGCCAAAGACATTGCCATGTTGCCGGGCTACCGTATTGAACGGGTACAGCTGTTCGATATGTTCCCGCATACCGC from Citrobacter amalonaticus Y19 includes:
- a CDS encoding YbjO family protein, with the protein product MEDDSLGFFKKSSSSHARLNVPALVQVAALAIIMIRGLDLLMIFNTLGVRGLGEFIHRSVQTWNLTLVFLGSLVLVFVEIGCAFSLVKGRNWARWVYLLTQVIATGYLWAASLGYGYPELFSIAGESKREILRTLVMQKLPDMLVLVLLFVPAASRRFFRLQ
- the rlmC gene encoding 23S rRNA (uracil(747)-C(5))-methyltransferase RlmC encodes the protein MQCALYDAGRCRSCQWITQPVDEQLAAKTADLKNLLAGFSVTEWCAPVSGPEKAFRNKAKMVVSGSVEKPLLGMLHRDGTPEDLCDCPLYPASFAPVFAVLKPFIARAGLTPYNVARKRGELKYLLLTESQFDGGMMLRFVLRSESKLAQLRAALPWLQAQLPQLKVISVNLQPVHMAIMEGETEIFLTEQQALAERFNDVPLWIRPQSFFQTNPAVAGRLYATARDWVRQLPVSHMWDLFCGVGGFGLHCATQDMQLTGIEIAPEAIACAKQSAAELGLTNLHFQALDSTQFATGQGAVPELVLVNPPRRGIGKQLCDYLGQMALQCIIYSSCNAQTMAKDIAMLPGYRIERVQLFDMFPHTAHYEVLTLLLRD